Proteins from a single region of Catenulispora acidiphila DSM 44928:
- a CDS encoding alpha-L-rhamnosidase-related protein, whose product MLRRVRVLRNPRLRATALACAGLLAALGAVPAASAAPAASAASSPTPWPSTPAWQSYDETPTSATVCPTAVTSTSGTVSGASGLLCGGSGAAQLTLASGGTAPTIVLDYGKDVGGVPFFHVTSETGSPTLRAGYSEGRDSISSTGDGASPWAEGDSNRYDDYPVTAPGTITNQYVQGGERYEELTLTTPGSITLSGAGITYIADRTQAADLAGWFNSSNAALNQIWYDSEYTDQLDSVPAKSLPGAWSVSGGVLRAGGDPSGIPGLLTAGSSWGDYTVGFQTDVVTNQSGWFVRGKDVGDGYLFILDDSTDTAGAANTLQEFDEHGGTYTSLGTVALPSPLTAGTWHTVATTVSGSTLTVSLDGKLLSTLTNTAHATGSVGFREFAGEAADFKNLTVTSSSGATLFSDPLNSSAALAKFAVPGTNQYASILDGAKRDRAIWSGDMNVEIPSVFYSTGNAAYLKGSLQLLASYARTDGATAGDIPPQYPLGTSPQTGSGWFYSADYSTYFVLGLADYYLYSGDTAFVQQELPALKAELAWNAGLLDGNGLVATGSGNNADWDFYDSGKNGEVTAYNLLYYKSLLDGATLAGAARDTTDAAAYTNRAAALKTAINAHLYNSGSGLYYLSNNDTTTVAQDANVLAVLYGVAPASDVSTVLSALKTDLWTTPYGPKPFTGSTYADVISPFISGYELEASFAANDTADAEALLTTVWGHMAASGPEQTGTTWENVSGNDGLPGLGSRTNLSHGWSTAPVSALSGYVLGVQPASAGFATWSVKPHPGDLAYAQGSVPTPHGAIGVDWAGENGVRQFSMEVTAPPGSPAPRRTPATST is encoded by the coding sequence GTGCTGCGTCGCGTCAGAGTCCTGCGTAACCCCCGCCTCCGCGCCACCGCCCTCGCCTGCGCGGGACTGCTCGCCGCCCTCGGCGCGGTACCGGCAGCATCGGCGGCACCGGCCGCGTCCGCCGCCTCATCCCCCACCCCCTGGCCGTCCACCCCCGCCTGGCAGTCCTACGACGAGACCCCGACCAGCGCGACCGTCTGCCCCACCGCCGTCACCAGTACCTCCGGTACCGTCTCCGGCGCATCCGGGCTGCTGTGCGGCGGCTCCGGAGCAGCGCAGCTCACCCTGGCCTCCGGCGGAACCGCACCGACGATCGTCTTGGACTACGGCAAGGACGTCGGCGGCGTCCCCTTCTTCCACGTCACCTCCGAGACCGGCTCGCCGACGCTGCGCGCCGGCTACTCCGAAGGGCGTGACTCCATCAGCTCGACCGGCGACGGCGCCTCCCCCTGGGCCGAGGGCGACAGCAACCGCTACGACGACTACCCCGTCACCGCCCCTGGGACGATCACCAACCAGTACGTCCAAGGTGGCGAGCGCTACGAGGAGCTCACCCTCACCACACCGGGCTCGATCACCTTGAGCGGCGCCGGAATCACCTACATCGCCGACCGCACCCAGGCCGCCGACCTCGCAGGCTGGTTCAACTCCAGCAACGCCGCGCTGAACCAGATCTGGTACGACTCCGAATACACCGACCAACTCGACTCGGTCCCCGCCAAGTCCCTGCCCGGCGCGTGGTCGGTGAGCGGCGGCGTCCTGCGAGCCGGGGGCGATCCCAGCGGGATACCGGGCCTGCTGACCGCGGGCTCGTCCTGGGGCGACTACACCGTCGGCTTCCAGACCGACGTCGTGACCAACCAGTCCGGATGGTTCGTGCGCGGCAAGGACGTCGGCGACGGCTACCTGTTCATCCTCGACGACAGCACCGACACCGCAGGTGCCGCCAACACCCTTCAGGAGTTCGACGAGCACGGCGGCACCTACACCTCCCTGGGCACCGTCGCCCTGCCCAGCCCGCTGACCGCCGGCACCTGGCACACCGTCGCCACAACGGTCTCCGGCTCCACGCTCACCGTCTCCCTCGACGGAAAGCTCCTCAGTACCCTGACGAACACAGCTCACGCCACCGGCTCGGTCGGCTTCCGCGAATTCGCAGGCGAGGCGGCAGACTTCAAAAACCTCACCGTCACCAGCTCCTCCGGCGCCACACTCTTCAGCGATCCTTTGAACTCCTCCGCAGCGCTGGCGAAGTTCGCCGTCCCCGGGACCAATCAGTACGCGTCGATCCTCGACGGCGCCAAGCGCGACCGAGCGATCTGGTCCGGGGACATGAACGTGGAGATCCCGAGCGTCTTCTACTCCACCGGCAACGCGGCCTACCTCAAGGGCTCGCTGCAATTGCTCGCCAGCTACGCACGCACCGACGGCGCGACAGCAGGCGACATCCCGCCGCAGTACCCGCTCGGCACGTCGCCGCAGACCGGCTCCGGCTGGTTCTACTCGGCGGACTACTCGACCTACTTCGTCCTGGGCCTCGCGGACTACTACCTGTATTCCGGCGACACCGCGTTCGTCCAGCAAGAACTTCCGGCTCTCAAAGCCGAGCTCGCCTGGAACGCCGGCCTGCTCGACGGCAACGGCCTGGTCGCCACCGGCAGCGGGAACAACGCCGACTGGGACTTCTACGACTCCGGTAAGAACGGCGAGGTCACCGCCTACAACCTGCTCTACTACAAGTCGCTGCTGGACGGCGCGACGCTGGCCGGCGCAGCCAGGGACACCACCGACGCCGCCGCCTATACCAACCGCGCCGCCGCGCTGAAGACGGCGATCAACGCCCACCTCTACAACAGCGGCAGTGGCCTGTATTACCTCAGCAACAACGACACCACCACCGTCGCGCAGGACGCCAATGTCCTCGCCGTCCTCTACGGCGTCGCCCCCGCCTCGGACGTCTCGACGGTTCTGTCCGCTCTGAAGACCGATCTGTGGACCACCCCCTACGGTCCCAAGCCGTTCACCGGCAGCACGTACGCGGACGTCATCAGCCCTTTCATCAGCGGCTACGAGCTCGAGGCCAGCTTCGCCGCCAACGACACGGCTGACGCCGAGGCGCTGCTCACCACGGTGTGGGGGCACATGGCCGCCTCGGGTCCGGAGCAGACGGGGACCACCTGGGAGAACGTGTCCGGCAACGACGGGCTGCCCGGGCTCGGCAGCCGCACCAACTTGTCGCACGGCTGGTCGACGGCTCCGGTCTCCGCGCTGTCCGGGTACGTCCTGGGTGTGCAGCCCGCGAGCGCCGGTTTCGCCACCTGGAGCGTGAAGCCGCATCCCGGGGACCTCGCTTACGCGCAGGGCAGCGTTCCGACGCCGCACGGTGCGATCGGCGTCGATTGGGCTGGGGAGAACGGGGTTCGCCAGTTCAGCATGGAGGTGACCGCGCCGCCGGGATCACCGGCGCCTCGGCGGACGCCAGCTACGTCTACCTGA
- a CDS encoding ricin-type beta-trefoil lectin domain protein → MRRQKRWFNAMVSAGAALAMTIGLVGIAGTQSAAAESNGGVKVMPLGDSITDGITVSGAYRTGLWQRFVAGGYKVDFVGSLSGGPAALGDHDHEGHSGWRIDQIDANITGWLQTYQPHTVLLHIGTNDILQNDDVSNTPNRLSGLIDHITAADPGAEVFVAQIIPLANSGQNAQVRTYNAAIPGIVSSKVSAGKHVHLVDMYDALTTSDLADGVHPTAAGYDKMAAVWYSALLSVSGSIGQPGSTGGGGAIVGTASGRCADVPNSTQTLGTQVQLWDCSGATNQQWTATSAGELRVYSGDCLDAYGKGTTPGTKVAIWSCNGQTNQQWRLNADGTITGVQSGLCLDATGAATANGTLLELWTCNGQSNQQWTRR, encoded by the coding sequence GTGCGTAGACAAAAGCGGTGGTTCAACGCGATGGTGTCGGCCGGCGCCGCGCTGGCCATGACCATCGGGCTGGTGGGGATCGCCGGAACCCAGAGCGCGGCCGCGGAATCCAACGGCGGCGTCAAAGTGATGCCGCTGGGCGACTCGATCACCGACGGGATCACGGTGTCGGGCGCCTATCGCACGGGCCTGTGGCAGCGCTTCGTCGCCGGCGGCTACAAGGTCGACTTCGTGGGCTCGCTGTCCGGCGGCCCGGCGGCCCTGGGAGACCACGACCACGAAGGCCACTCCGGCTGGCGCATCGACCAGATCGACGCGAACATCACCGGCTGGCTCCAGACCTACCAGCCGCACACCGTCCTGCTGCACATCGGCACCAACGACATCCTGCAGAACGACGATGTCTCCAACACCCCCAACCGGCTCTCCGGCCTCATCGACCACATCACCGCCGCCGACCCGGGCGCCGAGGTGTTCGTCGCCCAGATCATCCCGCTGGCCAACTCCGGGCAGAACGCCCAGGTGCGCACCTACAACGCGGCGATCCCCGGCATCGTGTCGAGCAAGGTCTCCGCCGGCAAGCACGTGCACCTGGTCGACATGTACGACGCGTTGACCACGTCCGACCTGGCCGACGGCGTCCACCCCACCGCCGCCGGCTACGACAAGATGGCCGCGGTCTGGTACTCGGCGCTCCTGTCGGTGTCCGGCAGCATCGGCCAGCCCGGCAGCACCGGCGGTGGCGGCGCCATCGTCGGAACCGCCTCCGGCCGCTGCGCGGACGTCCCCAACTCCACCCAGACCCTCGGCACGCAGGTCCAGCTGTGGGACTGCAGCGGCGCGACGAACCAGCAGTGGACCGCCACCTCCGCCGGCGAGCTGCGCGTCTACAGCGGCGACTGCCTCGACGCCTACGGCAAGGGCACCACTCCCGGCACCAAGGTCGCGATCTGGTCCTGCAACGGCCAGACCAACCAGCAATGGCGTCTGAACGCCGATGGAACCATCACCGGCGTCCAATCAGGACTCTGTCTCGACGCCACGGGAGCCGCCACCGCCAACGGCACCCTGCTGGAACTGTGGACGTGCAACGGCCAGAGCAACCAGCAATGGACGCGGAGGTAG
- a CDS encoding ATP-binding protein has product MEPSPREQPGTGHRDSLVSAASSVTTSEELAELLRDLRRRHARRRRDRKLTYRELAAETGWSQTAIAEYFTARTLPPTDRFDALLEVLGVSPAEQRALATARDRVEEVNRRTGNRRGARRPEPGPERVSPPGTVAHRLPAAPPLFTGRARELAWLDAALGAALDERTRADDRPRVCAIGGMGGIGKTWLALHWANQHLDRFPDGQLYVDLRGFDPAGQPMAPTAAVRGFLEALGVAPSAIPAARDARFGLYRSLTAGRRMLILLDNARDTAQVTPLLPGSDACTVLITSRPQLAGLIATHGVSSVALDVLPRDEARRLLSRYLGRARLDAEPQAADALLACCAGLPLAVGIVAARATIHSDLSLGALAAELGEDAYRLDGLDAGEPQADLRGVLSWSSRALSPDAARAFGLLGIAPGPDLGQTAAASLLALTVAKTRTVLRMLEHSSLIERHAPERYRMHDLVRLYAAEQAAAQHAPAEVQAAQRRLADSYVRTAYEAVRLFADRPVPLAAEPVEGSMAHSLADPASAMAWFDTEHTNLLAAQRTAQSLGWDEAVYLLAWTLDPYHRRRGHLESQATAWELAVTSARSLPDQALRILAHHMLGDAYAQLGRTADALRALHEALTMAEQADDVSSQGEIHHSLGGAWERHGDDRHALEHARRAVLIFQSLDDLYRQARGLNGVGWLQARIGEHMEARTNCQAALALLRRLPSDDQRVGESDILDSLGFIAHRLHEYDRALEHFRQALAICRAQGHSYLEPDILHHIAETHCAQCNIEQARDTWQRAHTLYAEQHRLTDASRVQQRLDALPAPAAS; this is encoded by the coding sequence GTGGAACCCAGCCCGCGCGAGCAGCCAGGCACAGGGCATCGCGACTCGCTCGTCTCCGCCGCGTCATCGGTCACGACATCGGAGGAGCTCGCTGAGCTGTTGCGGGATCTTCGGCGTCGGCACGCGCGGAGACGGCGTGACAGGAAACTGACATACCGGGAGCTGGCTGCGGAGACCGGATGGTCGCAGACGGCGATCGCCGAATACTTCACCGCCCGCACGCTGCCACCGACGGACCGTTTCGACGCCTTGCTCGAAGTACTGGGCGTCTCGCCGGCTGAACAGCGCGCGCTGGCCACCGCGCGTGACCGGGTGGAGGAGGTGAACCGGCGGACCGGGAATCGCCGCGGCGCCCGCCGCCCCGAGCCCGGACCGGAGCGCGTGTCACCGCCCGGCACCGTGGCACATCGACTGCCCGCCGCACCGCCCCTGTTCACCGGCCGTGCTCGGGAACTGGCGTGGCTGGACGCGGCGCTAGGGGCGGCGCTGGACGAGCGGACGCGGGCCGACGACCGACCCCGGGTCTGCGCCATCGGCGGGATGGGCGGCATCGGCAAGACCTGGCTCGCCCTGCACTGGGCGAATCAGCATCTTGATCGGTTTCCCGACGGCCAGCTGTATGTGGACCTGCGGGGATTCGACCCCGCTGGTCAGCCCATGGCTCCGACTGCCGCCGTCCGCGGTTTCCTGGAGGCGTTGGGCGTGGCGCCCTCCGCGATCCCGGCCGCCCGCGACGCTCGCTTCGGCTTGTACCGCAGCCTGACAGCCGGTCGCAGAATGCTGATCCTCTTGGATAACGCCCGTGACACCGCGCAGGTGACGCCGCTGCTGCCGGGCAGCGACGCGTGCACCGTGCTGATCACCAGCCGCCCGCAGCTGGCAGGACTGATAGCCACGCACGGCGTGTCCTCGGTCGCCTTGGACGTCTTGCCGCGGGACGAGGCTCGGCGGCTGCTCTCCCGCTATCTGGGGCGTGCGCGCCTCGACGCCGAACCCCAGGCGGCGGACGCCTTGCTGGCTTGCTGCGCCGGGCTGCCCCTCGCGGTGGGCATCGTGGCCGCGCGTGCGACGATCCACTCCGATCTGTCGCTTGGCGCGCTGGCCGCCGAACTCGGCGAGGACGCCTATCGGCTCGACGGCCTCGACGCCGGAGAGCCCCAGGCTGATCTGCGGGGCGTGCTGTCCTGGTCCAGCCGTGCTCTGTCGCCGGATGCCGCGCGGGCCTTCGGGCTTCTCGGGATCGCTCCCGGGCCCGACCTCGGGCAGACCGCCGCGGCGAGCCTGCTCGCCCTGACGGTGGCGAAGACCCGCACCGTGCTTCGCATGCTTGAGCACTCCTCGCTGATCGAAAGGCATGCGCCCGAGCGGTACCGCATGCACGATCTGGTGCGGCTGTACGCTGCCGAACAAGCTGCCGCTCAGCACGCTCCCGCCGAGGTGCAGGCGGCACAACGGCGCTTGGCCGACAGCTACGTGCGTACGGCCTACGAGGCTGTACGACTGTTCGCAGACCGCCCCGTCCCGCTGGCCGCCGAACCGGTCGAGGGCTCCATGGCCCACTCGCTCGCTGATCCCGCCTCGGCGATGGCCTGGTTCGATACCGAGCACACCAATCTGTTGGCCGCTCAACGGACGGCTCAGAGCCTCGGCTGGGACGAAGCGGTCTACCTCCTGGCCTGGACGCTCGATCCCTACCATCGGCGCCGTGGACACCTCGAGTCTCAGGCCACTGCCTGGGAGCTCGCCGTGACCAGCGCCCGATCTCTGCCCGACCAGGCGCTGCGGATCCTGGCGCACCATATGCTCGGCGACGCCTACGCCCAACTCGGGAGGACCGCCGACGCTCTGCGTGCGCTGCACGAAGCCCTGACCATGGCCGAGCAGGCCGATGACGTCAGCAGCCAGGGCGAGATCCACCACAGTCTGGGCGGCGCCTGGGAGCGGCACGGCGACGACCGGCACGCGCTGGAGCACGCACGCCGCGCCGTGCTGATCTTCCAGTCGCTGGACGACCTTTACCGGCAAGCCCGAGGACTCAACGGCGTGGGCTGGTTGCAGGCTCGGATAGGCGAGCACATGGAGGCCCGCACCAACTGCCAGGCCGCACTGGCTCTGCTGCGCCGGCTGCCCTCCGACGATCAGCGGGTCGGTGAATCCGACATCCTCGACAGCCTCGGATTCATCGCCCACCGCCTGCACGAATACGACCGAGCGCTCGAACACTTCCGCCAGGCGCTGGCGATCTGCCGCGCCCAGGGCCACAGCTATCTCGAGCCGGACATCCTCCACCACATCGCCGAGACCCATTGCGCGCAATGCAATATCGAGCAGGCCCGTGACACATGGCAGCGTGCGCACACGCTCTACGCCGAGCAGCATCGACTCACGGACGCGTCACGCGTCCAGCAGCGGTTGGACGCGCTTCCGGCACCGGCTGCGTCGTAG
- a CDS encoding G1 family glutamic endopeptidase: MAHKAAIRRSVLALTGALPMMLPVTAAAAGTTFNAPMSGAISHVFHSSSNNWSGYAVTGKKFTSVSASWTQPAATCSSKTTYSSFWVGLDGDGSNSVEQTGSEVDCSSGRAQYYSWYEMYPAYPVNFSNTVRAGDHFTASVTNTGGANFTLVLTDSTQGWTHTINKTLNNPALASAEVIAEAPSSSSGVLPLTNYGTINFTAAKANGASMAGQNPDPITMASGSTTKATVSSISSSGAFSDTWHHN, from the coding sequence ATGGCTCACAAGGCTGCCATACGACGCTCAGTCCTGGCCCTCACCGGCGCGCTGCCGATGATGCTCCCGGTGACCGCGGCGGCTGCCGGTACGACGTTCAACGCGCCGATGAGCGGCGCGATCTCGCACGTCTTCCACAGCTCGAGCAACAACTGGTCCGGCTACGCCGTGACCGGCAAGAAGTTCACCTCGGTCTCGGCCAGCTGGACCCAGCCGGCCGCCACCTGCTCGTCCAAGACCACCTACTCCAGCTTCTGGGTCGGCCTCGACGGCGACGGCAGCAACTCGGTGGAACAGACCGGCTCCGAGGTCGACTGCTCCAGCGGCCGCGCCCAGTACTACAGCTGGTACGAGATGTACCCGGCCTACCCAGTGAACTTCAGCAACACCGTCCGAGCCGGCGACCACTTCACCGCCTCCGTCACCAACACCGGCGGCGCCAACTTCACCCTGGTCCTGACCGACTCCACCCAGGGCTGGACCCACACCATCAACAAGACACTGAACAACCCGGCCCTAGCCTCCGCCGAAGTCATAGCCGAGGCACCATCCAGCAGCTCCGGCGTCCTACCCCTAACGAACTACGGCACCATCAACTTCACCGCAGCCAAAGCCAACGGCGCATCCATGGCAGGCCAGAACCCCGACCCGATCACCATGGCCAGCGGCAGCACCACGAAGGCGACAGTCTCCTCGATCTCCAGCTCCGGCGCCTTCTCCGACACCTGGCACCACAACTGA
- a CDS encoding response regulator, producing MTGTVPRSAATEPTRVVLADDQDLVRAGLRLMIDRAPGLAVVGEAATGHDAVRIAREARADVVLMDIRMPGLDGLAATRRIAADDSLAGVRVLILTTFEVDDYVFEALRSGASGFLGKGARPDALIDAIRTVARGDALLSPSATRGLIARFLSLQDTEPVHPSPLLTTLTDRERELTALVADGMSNTDIARQLTLSPLTVKTHVNHAMTKLGARDRAQLVVLAYQTGLAHPPRPRR from the coding sequence GTGACCGGCACCGTGCCGAGATCCGCCGCGACCGAGCCGACCCGCGTCGTCCTCGCCGACGACCAGGACCTCGTCCGCGCGGGCCTGCGCCTGATGATCGACCGCGCACCGGGCCTGGCCGTGGTGGGCGAGGCAGCCACCGGCCACGACGCCGTCCGCATCGCCCGCGAAGCCCGCGCCGACGTCGTCCTGATGGACATCCGCATGCCAGGCCTGGACGGACTCGCCGCGACTCGGCGAATAGCCGCCGACGACAGCCTGGCAGGAGTAAGGGTCCTGATCCTGACCACATTCGAGGTCGACGACTACGTCTTCGAGGCCCTCCGATCAGGAGCCAGCGGCTTCCTCGGCAAGGGAGCCCGCCCAGACGCCCTCATCGACGCAATCCGCACAGTCGCCCGAGGCGACGCACTACTCTCCCCATCCGCCACCCGCGGCCTGATCGCCAGATTCCTCAGCCTGCAGGACACCGAACCGGTCCATCCATCACCCCTCCTCACCACCCTCACCGACCGCGAACGCGAACTCACCGCCCTAGTAGCCGACGGAATGTCGAACACTGACATAGCCCGCCAACTCACCCTCAGCCCCCTCACCGTCAAAACCCACGTCAACCACGCCATGACCAAGCTCGGCGCACGCGACCGCGCACAACTGGTGGTACTCGCTTACCAGACCGGCTTGGCACACCCGCCGCGTCCCCGGCGCTGA
- a CDS encoding sensor histidine kinase, whose amino-acid sequence MGASAWNRLMARQELLLLSAVAAVALFVVVTLPADIRVLRSHSPQDWLVSAAVYAALVAHRRLPLGTVAVTVAGSVVLMADGMAYPLTLPAVFYVLYSVALETGPGRTLAVGVTVKATLLSASLITHPGLAGFVILLWAALAVTSGGASRSHRGYVVEVEKRVRRAELDREDEANRRVAAERLRIARDLHDAVGHHVALINVQAGALACLLDDEDLGRARESLAHIQRAGEEALEELRLTVGLLRAPGAAEPAEPAEPVPGLDQLEELICSFADTGLRVTREVTGHARPLPEAVELTAYRVIQESLTNTRKHAGCDTAVVRLDYTLGALSLAVEDEGRPAALDTPTARATRNSRDTLGGHGVVGMRERVAALGGRLSAGPRPEGGYRVFAELPLRAARIEAS is encoded by the coding sequence ATGGGGGCGAGCGCCTGGAACAGGCTGATGGCCCGGCAGGAGCTGCTGCTTTTGTCGGCGGTCGCAGCGGTGGCGCTGTTCGTGGTGGTGACGCTCCCCGCCGACATCAGGGTTCTGAGATCCCACTCGCCGCAAGACTGGCTGGTGTCCGCGGCGGTCTACGCGGCCCTGGTGGCGCATCGGCGGCTCCCGCTCGGCACCGTCGCGGTCACCGTCGCCGGCTCGGTGGTGCTGATGGCCGACGGGATGGCCTACCCGCTGACCTTGCCGGCGGTTTTCTATGTGCTGTACTCGGTCGCGCTGGAAACGGGTCCGGGGCGCACGCTCGCGGTCGGCGTCACCGTCAAGGCGACGCTGCTCAGCGCCTCGCTCATCACCCATCCGGGCCTCGCGGGCTTCGTCATCCTGCTGTGGGCGGCGCTGGCCGTGACCAGCGGCGGCGCGTCCCGCAGTCACCGCGGCTACGTCGTCGAGGTCGAGAAGCGGGTCAGACGGGCCGAGCTGGACCGGGAGGACGAGGCGAATCGCCGGGTCGCCGCGGAACGGCTGCGGATCGCGCGGGACCTGCACGACGCGGTCGGGCATCACGTCGCTCTGATCAATGTGCAGGCCGGCGCACTGGCCTGCCTGCTCGACGACGAGGACCTCGGCCGTGCCAGGGAGTCCCTCGCGCACATCCAGCGCGCCGGCGAGGAAGCTCTCGAGGAACTGCGGCTGACCGTCGGGCTCCTGCGCGCGCCAGGCGCGGCCGAGCCCGCCGAGCCGGCGGAGCCGGTGCCGGGACTGGACCAGCTCGAGGAGCTGATCTGCTCGTTCGCCGACACGGGCCTGCGCGTCACCCGGGAGGTGACCGGGCACGCCAGACCCCTGCCCGAGGCGGTGGAACTGACCGCCTACCGGGTCATCCAGGAGTCGCTGACCAACACGCGCAAGCACGCCGGCTGCGACACCGCCGTGGTGCGGCTCGACTACACGCTCGGAGCGCTCAGCCTGGCGGTCGAGGACGAGGGACGGCCGGCTGCGCTGGACACGCCGACCGCGCGGGCTACGAGAAACTCGAGGGACACGCTGGGCGGACACGGCGTCGTGGGCATGCGGGAGCGGGTGGCCGCCCTGGGCGGCAGGCTGTCGGCAGGACCGCGGCCCGAGGGCGGCTACCGCGTCTTCGCCGAGCTCCCGCTGCGAGCAGCCCGGATCGAGGCTTCGTGA
- a CDS encoding MMPL family transporter, which produces MSALARWCYQHRFIVITAWVALLIGLALVSQAMRTTYDNSLTLPGTDSGSAQQLLVRSAPAQAGDADQIVWRVGAGRVTDPAVEQRISGMLSQVSHLPAVASVASPYLPGGEVQVSPDGRAAYATVTFTEQADDLDHADVDRVIATVTAARGPGLAVELGGKAIAGAEETTASNASLIGIGAAAVILLVVFGSLLAMALPIVTAAAGVGSGLMLMAPLSHLMSVNGIAPILGALIGLGVGVDYALFIVTRHRRGLRSGMDPEQSAVQALNTSGRAVLFAGGTVCIALLGLLTVGQQFIDGLAVPAAITVVCTVVAAVTLLPALFGVLRLRVLSRGQRRRLRADELGHEADGGGMWARWSRVVPRFPAVLASLGVAVMLAVSAPVLHLRLGFSDASNDPTSTHTHKAYEMLAEGFGPGFNGPLLLVAQTQSAADRAALDRLDHALAAVPGVAAVQTSPAQTSPAQTASGAGPTIEVTQVLPTTAPEDKATSKLIDHLRDTVIPRYTQGTTLRVHVGGLTATFIDFAAVTSAKLPWLLATIMGFSFLLLVLAFRSLLIPAITAVLNLLAAAAAFGVLTAFFQWGWGTGAFGLGARSPIEGYLPELVLAVLFGLSMDYQVFLVSRMAEEWSRTADNARSVLAGVTDTARVITAAAMIMIAVFTAFVFMGQRGVAEFGVGLAAAVALDAFVLRTVLVPAVMYLCGRANWWLPRWLDRRLPHLAIEPLAAEQPADVPTSALV; this is translated from the coding sequence ATGTCGGCTCTTGCCCGCTGGTGTTATCAGCACCGTTTCATCGTGATCACCGCCTGGGTAGCTCTTCTGATCGGCCTGGCGTTGGTGTCGCAGGCGATGCGGACGACCTACGACAACTCGCTCACCCTGCCGGGGACGGATTCCGGGAGCGCCCAGCAACTCCTGGTGCGGTCGGCGCCGGCCCAGGCCGGTGACGCCGACCAGATCGTCTGGCGGGTCGGCGCCGGCCGCGTCACCGATCCGGCCGTCGAGCAGCGGATATCGGGCATGCTCTCGCAGGTTTCACACCTGCCGGCAGTGGCGTCGGTCGCCAGTCCCTACCTGCCGGGCGGCGAGGTCCAGGTCAGCCCGGACGGGCGCGCCGCGTATGCCACGGTGACCTTCACCGAGCAGGCGGACGACCTGGACCATGCCGACGTCGACCGGGTGATAGCGACGGTGACTGCCGCCCGCGGGCCGGGTCTCGCGGTCGAACTCGGCGGCAAGGCGATCGCCGGCGCCGAGGAGACGACGGCGTCGAACGCGTCGCTGATCGGCATCGGCGCGGCCGCCGTCATCCTGCTCGTCGTGTTCGGATCGCTGCTCGCGATGGCGCTGCCGATCGTGACCGCGGCGGCCGGGGTCGGCAGCGGCCTGATGCTCATGGCCCCGCTCAGCCACCTGATGTCCGTGAACGGTATCGCGCCGATCCTCGGCGCCTTGATCGGCCTCGGCGTCGGGGTCGACTATGCCCTCTTCATCGTGACCAGGCATCGCCGCGGCCTGCGGTCCGGGATGGACCCGGAGCAGTCGGCCGTGCAAGCGCTCAACACCTCCGGCCGCGCGGTCCTGTTCGCCGGCGGCACAGTGTGCATCGCCCTGCTCGGCCTGCTCACCGTCGGGCAGCAGTTCATCGACGGGCTGGCCGTTCCGGCGGCGATCACCGTCGTGTGCACGGTGGTCGCTGCCGTCACGTTGCTGCCCGCGCTGTTCGGGGTGCTCCGTCTGCGCGTACTGAGCCGCGGACAACGCCGCAGGCTGCGGGCCGACGAGCTGGGTCACGAGGCCGACGGCGGCGGCATGTGGGCGCGCTGGTCGCGTGTCGTGCCGCGATTCCCCGCGGTGCTCGCCTCCCTGGGGGTCGCGGTCATGCTCGCGGTGTCCGCTCCCGTGCTGCACCTGAGGCTGGGCTTCTCCGACGCCTCCAACGACCCCACGTCGACCCACACGCACAAGGCGTACGAAATGCTCGCCGAGGGGTTCGGGCCGGGTTTCAACGGCCCGCTGCTCCTGGTCGCTCAGACTCAGTCCGCGGCCGACCGCGCCGCGCTCGACCGGCTCGACCACGCGCTCGCCGCCGTGCCCGGGGTGGCCGCGGTGCAGACCTCACCCGCGCAGACCTCACCGGCGCAGACCGCATCGGGTGCCGGGCCCACGATCGAGGTGACCCAGGTCCTGCCCACCACAGCGCCCGAAGACAAGGCCACTTCCAAGCTGATCGACCATCTGCGCGACACGGTCATACCGCGCTACACACAGGGCACCACGCTACGGGTCCACGTAGGCGGCCTGACTGCGACCTTCATCGACTTCGCGGCGGTGACAAGCGCCAAGCTGCCCTGGCTCCTCGCCACGATCATGGGTTTCAGCTTCCTGCTACTCGTGCTCGCCTTTCGCAGCCTGCTCATCCCCGCGATCACAGCGGTGCTCAACCTGCTGGCGGCGGCGGCCGCGTTCGGCGTACTCACCGCGTTCTTCCAGTGGGGCTGGGGGACCGGCGCGTTCGGCCTCGGCGCGCGGAGCCCGATCGAGGGCTACCTGCCCGAGCTGGTGCTGGCGGTCCTGTTCGGCCTGTCCATGGACTACCAGGTGTTCCTGGTCAGCAGGATGGCCGAGGAATGGTCGCGGACCGCAGACAACGCCCGGTCGGTGCTCGCCGGCGTGACCGACACCGCGCGGGTGATCACCGCCGCGGCGATGATCATGATCGCGGTGTTCACGGCGTTCGTGTTCATGGGGCAGCGCGGCGTCGCCGAGTTCGGCGTCGGGCTGGCCGCCGCCGTGGCCCTGGACGCCTTCGTCCTGCGCACGGTGCTCGTGCCGGCCGTGATGTACCTGTGCGGCCGGGCCAACTGGTGGCTGCCCCGCTGGCTGGACCGCCGTCTGCCGCACCTGGCCATCGAACCGCTCGCGGCGGAGCAGCCTGCCGACGTGCCGACCTCTGCCCTCGTCTAG